A window from Chitinophaga filiformis encodes these proteins:
- a CDS encoding helix-turn-helix domain-containing protein encodes MATIKNLKNEVWKDLQIKNKSALRKKYAVSNMGRVISYYEDISDGKLLSGSTVEGYTVLNVKPADSYQSLYLHREVAKLFNKKPGRNYKYVIHIDYDKKNNKATNLQWATKEEMEAHQQFSPAKLAYKEKQRNRVKGLKLNITKVKSIKRLLAKPGRKTMKQIAEQFDISEMQLYRIKSGENWSHVTLD; translated from the coding sequence ATGGCCACGATTAAAAATCTGAAGAATGAAGTCTGGAAAGACTTGCAGATTAAAAATAAATCTGCCCTGCGTAAAAAGTATGCAGTATCTAACATGGGAAGAGTGATCAGCTATTACGAAGATATTTCAGACGGGAAATTGTTGTCCGGTTCCACGGTAGAGGGCTATACAGTATTGAATGTAAAGCCGGCGGATAGTTACCAGTCCCTTTACCTGCACCGGGAAGTCGCAAAGTTGTTTAATAAAAAACCGGGACGTAACTACAAGTACGTTATCCACATTGATTACGATAAGAAAAATAACAAAGCCACTAACCTGCAATGGGCAACCAAAGAAGAAATGGAAGCTCACCAGCAGTTCAGTCCTGCTAAACTGGCCTACAAGGAAAAGCAGCGGAACCGTGTAAAGGGGCTTAAGCTGAACATTACCAAAGTAAAAAGTATTAAACGCCTGCTGGCAAAGCCCGGCAGAAAAACAATGAAGCAGATCGCTGAACAGTTTGATATCAGCGAAATGCAACTCTACCGCATAAAGAGCGGTGAAAACTGGAGCCATGTAACCCTGGATTAA
- the dusB gene encoding tRNA dihydrouridine synthase DusB → MVKIGNITLGNFPLLLAPMEDVSDPPFRAVCKENGADLMYTEFISSEGLIRDAIKSRQKLDIFDYERPVGIQIFGGDEEPMAMAAQIVEATNPDLLDINYGCPVKKVVCKGAGSGILKDIPKMVKLTAAVVKATRLPVTVKTRLGWDDNTKNIEEVAERLQDVGIQALTIHGRTRTQMYKGNADWTLIGKVKNNPRIHIPIFGNGDICTPEQAIAAREKYGVDGVMIGRAAIGYPWIFNEIKHFMQTGEHLPPPSVLERVEVCKKHLRHSVQWKGAVVGILEMRRHYTNYLKGLPHIKEFRQQLVTCSTLAAVEEVLDSIALHYKDHIIERTSPLTDQNLLPAKNEVADCNVYG, encoded by the coding sequence ATGGTAAAGATTGGAAATATAACATTGGGCAATTTTCCGCTGTTGCTTGCTCCAATGGAAGATGTTAGTGATCCGCCTTTTCGTGCGGTGTGTAAAGAAAACGGGGCGGACCTGATGTATACAGAGTTCATTTCTTCGGAGGGACTTATACGTGATGCCATCAAGAGCCGGCAGAAGCTGGACATATTTGATTATGAACGACCTGTGGGTATCCAGATATTCGGAGGAGACGAGGAGCCAATGGCAATGGCCGCCCAGATAGTGGAAGCCACAAACCCTGACCTGCTGGACATCAATTACGGCTGCCCGGTGAAGAAGGTGGTGTGTAAAGGAGCCGGTTCCGGTATCCTGAAAGATATTCCCAAGATGGTGAAGCTGACAGCCGCTGTCGTAAAAGCAACCCGTTTGCCGGTGACCGTAAAGACCCGTCTGGGTTGGGACGACAATACGAAAAACATTGAAGAGGTGGCGGAACGCCTTCAGGATGTCGGTATCCAGGCACTGACCATCCACGGCCGTACCCGTACACAGATGTATAAAGGTAATGCCGACTGGACATTGATCGGAAAGGTCAAGAACAATCCACGTATTCATATCCCTATATTCGGTAACGGGGACATATGTACACCGGAGCAGGCCATTGCAGCCCGCGAGAAATACGGAGTAGATGGAGTGATGATCGGACGAGCCGCCATCGGATATCCATGGATCTTCAATGAAATAAAACATTTTATGCAAACGGGTGAACATTTGCCTCCCCCATCTGTTTTGGAACGGGTAGAAGTATGTAAAAAACACCTGAGGCATTCAGTGCAGTGGAAAGGCGCTGTTGTAGGAATACTTGAAATGAGACGACACTATACCAATTACCTGAAAGGGTTACCTCATATAAAAGAATTCAGGCAGCAATTAGTAACTTGCAGTACATTGGCAGCTGTGGAAGAAGTGTTAGATTCGATAGCATTGCATTACAAAGATCATATAATTGAGCGGACATCCCCCCTTACTGACCAAAACCTACTGCCAGCAAAAAATGAAGTAGCAGATTGTAACGTTTACGGATAA
- a CDS encoding CPBP family intramembrane glutamic endopeptidase — MKLTQILYSLVVFLLPPVFFTFLVTNRPAKWLRVDKKPRFLPVILAFLIMIMALPFVSYTGDWNHTWPFSPETRKLEEQTDILMRGLLTMSDLSGLLINLMLIAVLPAIAEEFFFRGVVQRLFIKMMPQLPWLAIFITAVCFSAIHMQWMDFIPRVLLGFLLGAIYYLSGNLWLSILGHFLNNGLQVVMVYLYQAKMIKTDPMVSTPTEWYIAALSLALTIGAIWLFDKQTTPGPQDPNHREDFNDNIESIGK, encoded by the coding sequence TTGAAATTAACGCAAATTCTATACAGTTTAGTAGTTTTTTTGCTGCCTCCGGTATTTTTTACCTTCCTGGTGACCAACCGCCCTGCCAAATGGCTGAGAGTAGACAAGAAACCCCGTTTCCTGCCCGTCATATTAGCTTTTCTTATTATGATAATGGCCCTGCCATTTGTGAGTTACACCGGCGACTGGAACCATACCTGGCCCTTTTCCCCTGAAACCAGGAAGCTGGAAGAACAGACGGACATACTGATGCGGGGCCTGCTGACGATGTCGGATCTTTCCGGCCTGCTCATTAATCTGATGCTGATTGCCGTTCTTCCGGCTATCGCGGAAGAATTCTTTTTCAGAGGGGTTGTACAGCGCCTTTTCATCAAAATGATGCCGCAGCTGCCCTGGCTGGCCATATTTATCACCGCAGTCTGTTTCAGTGCCATTCATATGCAATGGATGGACTTTATTCCCCGGGTGCTGCTGGGCTTTCTCCTGGGCGCTATCTATTACCTGAGCGGCAATCTCTGGCTGTCTATACTGGGCCATTTCCTCAATAATGGCCTGCAGGTTGTGATGGTCTATCTTTACCAGGCGAAAATGATAAAGACGGATCCTATGGTGTCTACACCAACCGAATGGTATATTGCCGCACTCAGCCTGGCATTGACCATCGGGGCTATCTGGCTGTTTGATAAACAGACCACGCCCGGGCCACAGGATCCTAATCACCGGGAAGACTTTAACGACAATATTGAATCAATCGGGAAGTAA
- a CDS encoding DUF2007 domain-containing protein, translating into MEKDWVKIYYTNQVFRAEIIRGMLEENGINVVLINRQDSTYLTALPGMAELFVHNSQEAEARQLLTEAGDLS; encoded by the coding sequence ATGGAAAAAGACTGGGTGAAAATTTATTATACCAATCAGGTGTTCCGGGCAGAAATCATCAGGGGGATGCTGGAAGAGAACGGGATCAATGTAGTGCTGATCAACAGGCAGGACTCTACTTACCTGACCGCCCTGCCGGGCATGGCAGAGCTGTTTGTACACAACTCCCAGGAAGCCGAAGCCAGGCAACTGCTGACCGAAGCCGGAGACCTGTCCTGA
- a CDS encoding phosphatidate cytidylyltransferase translates to MKTFFTRTATALVFVAVMLGGILYSPFTFFLLFFLINFFALQEYFKLIRHVDPDYNNISGWHKTGLLVASCALIMAFTGEHFSSSANLSLGFLGWWLTIIFLLIMPIGEILLSKDFSLKNMGYSALGLAYITLSLGLLVHLCLNYDTIRFTDTATGTGPGWLIPLLLIAFIWINDTMAYIVGSLIGRTPFAPAISPKKTIEGTVGGMILAVAAAGVYGYFWGREYLALQHWLVLAAIAAIFGTAGDLIESKLKRMAGVKDSGSIMPGHGGFMDRFDSLLLAAPFAWLYVHFFAMI, encoded by the coding sequence ATGAAAACTTTCTTTACCCGCACAGCAACAGCACTGGTTTTTGTAGCCGTGATGCTTGGCGGGATCCTTTATAGCCCTTTTACGTTCTTTCTGCTTTTTTTCCTGATCAATTTCTTTGCATTACAGGAGTATTTTAAGCTCATCCGCCATGTGGATCCGGACTATAACAATATTTCCGGCTGGCATAAAACCGGGCTGCTGGTAGCCAGCTGCGCGCTGATCATGGCCTTTACAGGAGAGCATTTTTCCTCGTCTGCCAACCTTTCCCTGGGCTTCCTTGGCTGGTGGCTGACCATCATATTCCTGCTGATCATGCCCATCGGGGAAATATTGCTCAGCAAGGATTTTTCCCTGAAAAACATGGGCTATTCCGCGCTGGGCCTGGCCTATATTACACTTTCCCTGGGCCTGCTGGTGCATCTGTGCCTGAACTATGATACTATCCGTTTCACTGATACGGCTACTGGTACCGGCCCCGGCTGGCTTATTCCATTATTACTGATCGCTTTTATCTGGATCAATGATACAATGGCCTATATTGTTGGCTCTCTGATAGGGCGTACCCCTTTTGCGCCTGCCATTTCTCCGAAAAAGACCATCGAAGGCACTGTGGGAGGTATGATACTGGCGGTGGCTGCCGCCGGCGTATACGGTTATTTCTGGGGCAGGGAATACCTGGCATTACAGCATTGGCTGGTACTGGCCGCTATCGCCGCCATTTTTGGCACCGCGGGCGACCTCATCGAGTCAAAACTGAAGCGTATGGCGGGTGTCAAAGATTCCGGCAGCATCATGCCGGGGCACGGCGGCTTTATGGATCGCTTTGATTCCCTGCTGCTGGCAGCTCCCTTTGCCTGGTTGTACGTACATTTCTTCGCAATGATTTAA
- a CDS encoding phosphatidylserine decarboxylase family protein, with product MKIHREGLATILLTFAVLALINGAVFYFLGHMPLLCRIVAAFSLVLFLFIISFFRIPKREMKLDESLVIAPCDGKVVVIEETYEPEYFKDKRLQVSIFMSPANVHVNRNPISGQVKLSQYHAGKYLVAWHPKSSTENERHTVVIGNAKADILVRQIAGALARRIVNYLKPGMQVTQNEELGFIKFGSRVDIYLPVGTQVNVALEQVVRGGQTVIATI from the coding sequence ATGAAGATCCACCGAGAAGGATTAGCTACCATTTTACTGACCTTTGCTGTTCTTGCCCTGATCAATGGCGCCGTTTTCTACTTTTTAGGACATATGCCGCTGCTCTGCAGGATCGTGGCTGCCTTTTCCCTGGTACTGTTCCTGTTTATCATTTCCTTCTTCCGTATTCCTAAACGTGAAATGAAACTGGATGAATCCCTGGTGATTGCTCCCTGTGACGGTAAGGTAGTAGTGATTGAAGAAACCTATGAACCTGAGTATTTCAAAGACAAACGCCTGCAGGTATCCATCTTTATGAGCCCTGCCAACGTGCACGTGAACAGGAACCCGATCAGCGGACAGGTGAAATTGTCGCAGTACCATGCAGGTAAATACCTCGTAGCATGGCACCCGAAATCTTCTACAGAGAATGAACGCCATACCGTAGTGATCGGTAATGCAAAAGCAGATATCCTGGTAAGACAGATCGCCGGTGCATTGGCCCGCCGTATCGTGAATTATCTGAAACCTGGTATGCAGGTGACCCAGAATGAAGAACTGGGCTTTATTAAATTTGGCTCCAGGGTGGACATCTACCTGCCGGTAGGCACCCAGGTCAACGTAGCGCTGGAACAGGTGGTACGTGGTGGTCAAACTGTGATCGCTACCATTTAA
- a CDS encoding YjjG family noncanonical pyrimidine nucleotidase, producing the protein MKYKHIFFDLDHTLWDFETNAYLVLEQLYHAHKLESRGVPSFKEFHQVYMVYNEKLWDRFRKGYITRNDLRSKRFRLTLLDFKIGDEKLCEALGTQFLEELPTQTALFPHAKEVLEYLAAKNYPLHMITNGFEETQLRKMKSSGIDHFFTHVITSESAGSLKPYREIFDYAITKADATADSSIMIGDALDIDIIGAFNAGIDQVYFNPLVPATGDLKPTFVINSLHELKTIL; encoded by the coding sequence ATGAAATACAAACATATATTTTTCGATCTGGACCATACCCTATGGGATTTTGAAACCAATGCCTACCTGGTATTAGAGCAACTATACCACGCACATAAGCTGGAAAGCCGCGGGGTGCCATCCTTTAAGGAATTTCATCAGGTGTACATGGTGTATAATGAGAAACTCTGGGACCGTTTCCGGAAGGGATATATCACCCGGAATGATCTCCGCAGTAAACGTTTCCGGCTTACATTACTGGATTTTAAGATCGGCGACGAGAAATTGTGCGAAGCGCTGGGCACACAGTTCCTGGAGGAATTGCCTACCCAGACGGCCCTCTTTCCGCATGCGAAAGAGGTACTGGAATACCTGGCGGCAAAGAATTATCCCCTGCATATGATCACCAACGGGTTTGAAGAAACCCAGCTGCGTAAGATGAAAAGTTCAGGGATAGATCATTTTTTCACACACGTGATCACTTCTGAATCTGCCGGCAGCCTGAAGCCTTACCGGGAGATCTTCGACTATGCCATTACGAAGGCAGACGCTACAGCAGACAGCAGTATCATGATCGGGGATGCTTTGGATATTGACATTATCGGGGCATTTAATGCGGGCATTGACCAGGTGTATTTCAACCCGCTGGTACCAGCTACCGGCGATTTGAAGCCGACCTTTGTCATCAACAGCCTGCACGAACTAAAAACGATCCTGTAA
- a CDS encoding SDR family oxidoreductase: MNAVITGASKGIGKAVAEKLAREGFNVAICARNAVHLEKAVTDIQAVNPSVEVLARSVDMGQKTAVLAFAEEIRNTFNTVDILVNNAGIFIPGGMQDQEDGLLESMMSVNVYSAYHLTRQLLPGMKANGTGHIFNMCSTASYTSYSNGGAYSITKFALLGFSRNLREELKPHNIKVTSLSPGPTLTASWEGFDAPPGRMMEPEDVADLLWGAYTLSKQAVVEEVIMRPMLGDIA; encoded by the coding sequence ATGAACGCAGTAATTACCGGCGCCAGTAAAGGAATAGGAAAAGCAGTTGCGGAAAAGCTGGCCAGAGAAGGATTTAACGTAGCCATCTGCGCCCGGAACGCAGTCCACCTGGAAAAGGCAGTAACAGATATCCAGGCGGTAAACCCCTCGGTCGAAGTACTTGCCCGTTCCGTAGACATGGGGCAGAAAACGGCTGTACTGGCATTCGCAGAAGAGATCAGGAATACTTTCAACACTGTGGATATACTGGTCAATAATGCCGGCATATTCATCCCGGGCGGTATGCAGGACCAGGAAGACGGATTATTGGAAAGCATGATGTCTGTTAACGTGTACAGCGCCTATCACCTCACGCGGCAACTATTGCCGGGAATGAAGGCCAATGGAACGGGGCATATTTTTAATATGTGTTCTACTGCGAGTTATACATCATATTCCAACGGAGGGGCCTACAGCATCACAAAGTTTGCTTTGCTTGGCTTTTCCCGGAACCTGCGGGAAGAACTGAAACCTCATAATATCAAAGTAACATCCCTGAGCCCCGGGCCAACCCTGACAGCTTCCTGGGAGGGTTTTGACGCTCCCCCGGGCAGAATGATGGAGCCGGAAGACGTAGCAGATCTCCTATGGGGTGCATATACCTTGTCAAAACAGGCCGTTGTGGAGGAAGTTATCATGCGGCCAATGCTGGGCGATATTGCATAA